From the genome of Bactrocera oleae isolate idBacOlea1 chromosome 2, idBacOlea1, whole genome shotgun sequence, one region includes:
- the LOC106627760 gene encoding uncharacterized protein, which translates to MISRRDKLLNLPWAQQRYEHHRANLRSAKPAIDMRTPPIYSHVILKPKKVQNERERLQRIEVENVRLLQKLGDIMKTKRMSDLWLAPRPNFLNREKLFETRPYSSLPKLITIYGPTSPELETKPPSVLKSPNSKLARRCPTCSDRPERTQVAIPEKRIPWEVPRVSRNMQTEKNCTTKRCLHCGHPKKAVEMKTESKVEN; encoded by the exons ATGATTTCACGTCGCGATAAGCTTTTGAATTTGCCCTGGGCTCAACAACGTTACGAACATCATCGAGCCAATCTTCGTTCAGCCAAACCAGCCATCGATATGCGTACGCCACCAATTTATTCTCATGTCATACTCAAGCCGAAGAAGGTGCAAAACGAGAGGGAGCGTCTGCAACGCATTGAAGTTGAGAATGTGCGCCTCTTGCAGAAATTAGGTGATATTATGAAGACCAAGCGTATGTCGGATTTGTGGTTGGCCCCACGACCCAA TTTTTTAAACCgcgaaaaattatttgaaacacGCCCATATTCGAGTCTACCGAAACTGATTACCATATATGGACCAACATCTCCAGAACTTGAAACGAAACCACCAAGTGTTTTGAAGTCACCGAATTCGAAATTAGCGCGACGATGCCCAACTTGTAGTGACAGACCCGAGCGTACGCAAGTG GCCATTCCGGAAAAACGTATCCCTTGGGAGGTGCCACGTGTCTCACGAAATATGCAAACTGAGAAGAATTGTACAACGAAACGTTGCTTGCATTGTGGCCACCCTAAGAAAGCGGTTGAAATGAAGACGGAATCAAAGgtggaaaattaa